One Frankia alni ACN14a DNA window includes the following coding sequences:
- a CDS encoding pyridoxamine 5'-phosphate oxidase family protein — translation MQEQRRGRKIAMERAEIDAFLTEERVCRVATASPDGPHLTPLWFVWDGQALWLWSIVRSQRWTDLARDPRAAVLVDAGIGYGELRGVELRGRFAPVGEAPRADVPNPDLEVPERLFAAKYAGGGTTEPDGRHGWLRLTPEKITSWDFRKL, via the coding sequence ATGCAGGAACAGCGACGCGGCCGGAAGATCGCGATGGAGCGGGCGGAGATCGACGCCTTCCTCACCGAGGAGCGGGTCTGCCGGGTGGCGACGGCCAGCCCCGACGGCCCGCACCTGACGCCGCTGTGGTTCGTGTGGGACGGCCAGGCGCTGTGGCTGTGGTCGATCGTGCGCAGCCAGCGGTGGACCGACCTCGCCCGCGACCCGCGCGCCGCCGTGCTCGTCGACGCGGGGATCGGCTACGGCGAGCTGCGGGGGGTGGAACTGCGCGGCCGGTTCGCCCCGGTCGGCGAGGCGCCGCGCGCCGACGTGCCGAACCCCGACCTGGAGGTCCCGGAGCGCCTGTTCGCCGCCAAGTACGCCGGCGGCGGCACGACCGAGCCCGACGGCCGCCACGGCTGGCTCCGCCTCACCCCCGAGAAGATCACCAGCTGGGACTTCCGCAAGCTCTGA
- a CDS encoding CYTH and CHAD domain-containing protein yields the protein MAVTHEVERKFAVDEMFALPAFDRVRGVASVAEPDERHLDAVYYDTDDLRLARNSLTLRRREGGADEGWHLKIPTADGARDEIGRPLGEPSQIPPELLDLVAVRLRGAALRPVASITTVRRTRRLRDAAGHDLVEVADDQVNARTMGERTIVSRWREVELEALVPAGVDVLPAASKALHRAGARPAPSPSKLRRALAVELGAPDVQPGPARLAASDTAAQVVHAYLAEHTAALLDRDPAVRVNAPEAVHDMRVAARRLRSTVQTFRPLFDAERAAEIEAGLREIGEVLGRPRDAEVQLARFTGELAGQPVELLLGPVAARVQESLLGERLRSREEALAYLRGERYLGFIEALLAFVADVGQTERARRPAGTVLPKLVAKADRKLTRRVARARRAPAGSERDLAYHGARKAAKRLRYASELMVPVHGRDAAALATAAKRIQNELGEHQDCVVAQTRLRAFAVAANLAGESSFTYGLLAGDERARAAATRAAFDATWARASRPRLRRWLRG from the coding sequence GTGGCAGTGACGCATGAGGTCGAGCGCAAGTTCGCGGTGGACGAGATGTTCGCGCTCCCCGCCTTCGACAGAGTGCGGGGGGTCGCCTCCGTCGCCGAGCCGGACGAGCGGCACCTCGACGCCGTCTACTACGACACCGACGACCTGCGCCTGGCCCGCAACAGCCTGACGCTGCGCCGCCGGGAGGGCGGCGCCGACGAGGGCTGGCATCTGAAGATCCCCACCGCAGACGGGGCCCGCGACGAGATCGGCCGCCCGCTCGGCGAACCGTCGCAGATCCCGCCGGAGCTGCTGGACCTCGTCGCCGTGCGGCTGCGGGGCGCCGCGCTTCGACCGGTGGCGTCGATCACGACGGTCCGGCGCACCCGGCGGTTGCGCGACGCCGCCGGCCACGACCTCGTCGAGGTCGCCGACGACCAGGTCAACGCGCGGACGATGGGGGAGCGCACCATCGTGTCGCGGTGGCGGGAGGTCGAACTCGAGGCGCTCGTCCCGGCCGGGGTGGACGTGCTGCCCGCCGCCAGCAAGGCCCTGCACCGGGCCGGTGCGCGGCCCGCGCCGTCGCCGTCGAAGCTGCGGCGCGCCCTCGCCGTCGAGCTCGGCGCGCCCGACGTCCAGCCCGGCCCGGCCCGGCTCGCCGCCTCCGACACCGCCGCCCAGGTCGTCCACGCCTACCTGGCGGAGCACACCGCGGCGCTGCTCGACCGCGATCCGGCGGTGCGCGTCAACGCGCCCGAGGCCGTCCACGACATGCGGGTCGCGGCCCGGCGGCTGCGCAGCACCGTCCAGACCTTCCGGCCGCTGTTCGACGCCGAGCGCGCCGCCGAGATCGAAGCCGGCCTGCGCGAGATCGGCGAGGTGCTCGGCCGGCCCCGCGACGCCGAGGTGCAGCTCGCCCGCTTCACCGGCGAGCTCGCCGGGCAGCCCGTCGAGCTGCTGCTCGGCCCGGTGGCCGCCCGCGTCCAGGAGTCGCTGCTCGGCGAGCGGCTGCGCAGCCGGGAGGAGGCGCTGGCCTACCTGCGCGGCGAGCGGTACCTCGGGTTCATCGAGGCGCTGCTCGCCTTCGTCGCCGACGTCGGGCAGACCGAGCGGGCCCGCCGCCCCGCCGGCACGGTGCTGCCCAAGCTCGTCGCCAAGGCGGACCGTAAGCTCACCCGGCGGGTCGCACGCGCCCGGCGGGCCCCCGCGGGCTCCGAGCGCGACCTCGCCTACCACGGTGCCCGTAAGGCCGCGAAGCGGCTGCGCTACGCCAGCGAGCTGATGGTGCCCGTCCACGGCCGCGACGCGGCGGCGCTCGCGACGGCGGCGAAGCGGATCCAGAACGAGCTCGGCGAGCACCAGGACTGCGTCGTCGCGCAGACCCGCCTGCGCGCCTTCGCCGTCGCCGCGAACCTCGCGGGCGAGTCGTCCTTCACCTACGGCCTGCTCGCCGGGGACGAGCGAGCCCGCGCGGCCGCCACCCGGGCCGCCTTCGACGCCACCTGGGCGCGGGCCTCGCGCCCCCGCCTGCGTCGCTGGCTGCGCGGCTGA
- a CDS encoding FdhF/YdeP family oxidoreductase produces MGSGGGDLEDDDARLRVGAPASSAAGLPGVGHALAQSWERMGPGRAVRTLRLVNQDHGFDCPGCAWPEHAPGERSVVEFCENGAKAVAEEATRSRVTREFFAAHPVSDLAGRSGHWLGSRGRIVEPMYRAPGADRYVPVGWDEAFGIVAAELAGLDSPDEAAFYTSGRTSNEAAFVWQLFARMFGTNNLPDCSNMCHESSGAALTSTIGVGKGSVTLADLESADLVLVVGQNPGTNHPRMLSSLERVKRAGGSIVAVNPLPEAGLLRFRNPQQVRGIVGRGTALADQFLQIRLNGDMALFQALSRRLLDAEDAAPGTVLDHAFLAEHTSGFTEFATHVRGHLSEADVAAATGLAAAEIDELAGRVLAADRVVVCWAMGLTQHANAVATIQEVVNFLLLRGNIGRPGAGVCPVRGHSNVQGDRTMGIWEKMPDAFLDALGAEFSFAPPRAHGHDVVETIRAMRDGRVRVFLGLGGNFVAAGPDSAVTEAAMRACRLTVQVSTTLNRSHAVTGRAALILPTLGRTEVDVRAGGAQQVSVEDSMGMVHASRGTLPPAGPDLRSEVAIVCGLAEATLARRADDSVDWAGLAGDYRRIRGHIARVVPGFEDFDARLAAPGGFQLPHPPRDSRTFPTPDGRAAFTENVCEVLRVPPGHMLLQTVRSHDQYNTTIYGMDDRYRGVRRGRRVVLVHPDDLAALGLADGVHVDLVGVWTDGERRAENFRAVAYPTARGCAAAYFPETNVLVPLDSTAARSNTPTSKSLLIRLEPARGPVAGAR; encoded by the coding sequence ATGGGTAGCGGCGGTGGGGACCTGGAGGATGACGACGCCCGGTTGCGGGTGGGGGCGCCCGCGTCGTCGGCGGCGGGGCTGCCGGGGGTGGGGCACGCGCTCGCGCAGTCGTGGGAGCGGATGGGGCCGGGCCGGGCGGTGCGGACGCTGCGGCTGGTCAACCAGGACCACGGGTTCGACTGTCCGGGGTGTGCGTGGCCGGAGCATGCGCCGGGGGAGCGGTCCGTCGTCGAGTTCTGCGAGAACGGCGCGAAGGCGGTGGCGGAGGAGGCGACCCGCAGCCGGGTGACGCGGGAGTTCTTCGCCGCGCATCCGGTGTCCGACCTCGCCGGTCGCTCCGGTCACTGGTTGGGCAGCCGCGGTCGGATCGTGGAGCCGATGTACCGGGCGCCGGGTGCGGATCGTTACGTCCCGGTCGGCTGGGACGAGGCGTTCGGGATCGTCGCCGCCGAACTGGCGGGGCTCGACAGCCCGGACGAGGCCGCGTTCTACACCTCCGGGCGGACCAGCAACGAGGCGGCGTTCGTGTGGCAGCTGTTCGCGCGGATGTTCGGGACGAACAATCTGCCGGACTGCTCGAACATGTGCCACGAGTCGTCGGGGGCGGCGTTGACCTCGACGATCGGAGTGGGTAAGGGGTCGGTGACGTTGGCCGATCTGGAGTCCGCGGACCTGGTGCTGGTGGTGGGGCAGAATCCGGGGACGAATCATCCGCGGATGCTCAGCTCGTTGGAACGGGTGAAGCGGGCCGGCGGCAGCATCGTCGCAGTCAACCCGTTGCCGGAGGCGGGCCTGCTGCGTTTTCGGAACCCGCAGCAGGTCCGGGGGATCGTGGGGCGTGGCACGGCGTTGGCCGACCAGTTCCTGCAGATCCGGCTGAACGGGGACATGGCGCTGTTCCAGGCGTTGTCGCGGCGGCTGCTCGACGCGGAGGACGCGGCCCCCGGCACGGTGCTCGACCATGCCTTCCTCGCCGAGCACACCAGCGGATTCACCGAGTTCGCCACACACGTTCGTGGGCATCTGTCCGAGGCCGACGTCGCCGCGGCGACGGGGCTCGCCGCCGCCGAGATCGACGAGCTGGCCGGCCGGGTGCTGGCCGCCGACCGGGTGGTGGTGTGCTGGGCGATGGGCCTGACCCAGCACGCCAACGCGGTCGCGACGATTCAGGAGGTCGTGAACTTCCTGCTGCTGCGGGGGAACATCGGCCGGCCGGGGGCGGGGGTGTGCCCGGTGCGCGGGCATTCCAACGTCCAGGGCGACCGCACGATGGGAATCTGGGAGAAGATGCCCGACGCGTTTCTCGACGCGTTGGGCGCCGAGTTCTCCTTCGCTCCGCCGCGGGCGCACGGCCACGACGTGGTGGAGACGATCCGGGCTATGCGCGACGGTCGGGTGCGGGTGTTCCTCGGCCTCGGTGGGAACTTCGTCGCGGCCGGGCCGGATTCGGCGGTGACCGAGGCGGCGATGCGGGCGTGTCGGCTGACGGTGCAGGTGTCGACGACCTTGAACCGTTCCCACGCGGTGACGGGGCGGGCGGCGTTGATCCTGCCGACGTTGGGGCGCACCGAGGTCGACGTGCGGGCCGGTGGGGCACAGCAGGTCAGCGTCGAGGATTCGATGGGCATGGTGCACGCCTCCCGGGGCACGCTGCCGCCGGCCGGGCCGGACCTGCGCTCGGAGGTCGCGATCGTCTGCGGGCTGGCCGAGGCCACCCTCGCCCGCCGGGCCGACGACTCGGTGGACTGGGCGGGGCTGGCCGGGGACTACCGGCGGATCCGCGGCCACATCGCCCGGGTGGTGCCGGGGTTCGAGGACTTCGACGCCCGGCTCGCCGCCCCGGGTGGCTTCCAGCTTCCGCATCCGCCGCGGGACAGCCGCACCTTCCCGACGCCGGACGGCCGCGCGGCGTTCACCGAGAACGTCTGCGAGGTGCTGCGCGTCCCGCCCGGGCACATGCTGCTGCAGACGGTGCGCTCCCACGACCAGTACAACACGACGATCTACGGGATGGACGACCGTTACCGCGGGGTCCGCCGGGGCCGTCGCGTCGTCCTCGTCCACCCGGACGACCTCGCCGCGCTCGGCCTCGCCGACGGTGTGCACGTCGACCTCGTCGGCGTGTGGACGGACGGCGAACGGCGGGCGGAGAACTTCCGGGCGGTGGCGTACCCGACCGCGCGGGGCTGCGCCGCCGCCTACTTCCCCGAGACCAACGTCCTGGTCCCGCTGGACTCCACCGCCGCCCGCAGCAACACCCCGACCTCCAAGTCGCTGCTCATCCGGCTGGAGCCGGCGCGCGGCCCGGTGGCAGGGGCGCGCTGA
- a CDS encoding Txe/YoeB family addiction module toxin → MKLVWDENAWQDYVWWQTENRKILKRINMLIQDTARNGNDGIGKPEPLKHGFQGYWSRRINDEHRLIYKISDDQIRIAQCRYHY, encoded by the coding sequence GTGAAGCTCGTCTGGGACGAGAACGCGTGGCAGGACTACGTCTGGTGGCAGACGGAGAACCGTAAAATCCTCAAGCGCATCAACATGTTGATCCAGGACACAGCCCGGAACGGCAACGACGGCATCGGCAAGCCCGAACCGCTCAAGCATGGCTTCCAGGGCTACTGGTCTCGGCGCATCAACGATGAACATCGACTGATCTACAAGATCAGTGACGATCAGATTCGCATAGCCCAGTGCAGGTACCACTACTGA
- a CDS encoding TetR/AcrR family transcriptional regulator, with product MPRAQNLTATDEDARVDGDAPADGDVRADGDVRADGGSRSVEGTQADTPRRRIGRPLAHPPEEERSMMIRAAYRVLARADTGSVTVSEILAEAQLSTRAFYRHFTSKDQLLLAMFEEESERATAQLTQRLASTPDPYTAVGAWIRFHIQLAFEPRRHRRTLVMQTLELHRVAGYAEALARHQELNRAPLVRALEAGAAAGIFRHTRPTTDSIMIQDIVNNVLLRRRDGIETNDGETVRATIHEFLSRAIGVQHRPDPGKDAT from the coding sequence ATGCCCCGTGCGCAGAACCTGACGGCGACCGACGAAGATGCGCGTGTAGACGGGGATGCGCCCGCCGACGGGGATGTGCGGGCCGACGGGGATGTGCGGGCCGACGGCGGTTCGCGGTCCGTCGAGGGTACGCAGGCGGACACCCCTCGGCGCCGCATCGGCCGGCCGCTCGCCCACCCACCCGAGGAAGAACGCTCGATGATGATTCGGGCGGCGTACCGGGTGTTGGCTCGGGCGGATACGGGCTCCGTCACCGTCAGCGAGATCCTCGCCGAGGCGCAGCTGTCGACCCGGGCGTTCTACCGGCACTTCACGTCGAAGGACCAGCTCCTGCTGGCGATGTTCGAAGAGGAGAGCGAACGGGCCACGGCCCAGCTCACGCAGCGGTTGGCCAGCACACCCGATCCGTACACGGCGGTCGGCGCCTGGATCCGCTTCCACATCCAGCTCGCCTTCGAACCCCGGCGGCATCGCCGGACCCTCGTCATGCAGACGCTCGAGCTTCACCGCGTCGCCGGCTATGCCGAGGCGCTCGCGCGGCATCAGGAGCTGAACAGGGCTCCGCTGGTCCGGGCCCTCGAGGCCGGCGCCGCGGCGGGCATCTTCCGGCACACCCGGCCGACCACCGATTCGATCATGATCCAGGACATTGTGAACAATGTCCTCCTGCGGCGTCGCGACGGGATCGAGACCAATGACGGCGAAACCGTCAGGGCCACGATCCACGAGTTCCTGAGCCGGGCCATCGGCGTGCAGCACCGGCCCGATCCCGGAAAGGACGCGACCTAA
- a CDS encoding alpha/beta fold hydrolase, which produces MAEIELSTGTIDYEDTGGPGPVLVLLHGLLMDASLWAGPVAELAGDHRCVVPTLPMGAHRHPVHPDADLSLPGLARLVVELLDRLDLHDVTLVGNDTGGALVQLVVRDGAARDGAARVGRIALVSCEAFDNMPPSLTGRTLALAGALPPALLGLVMQQMRLRPMRRAPIAFGWLTARGDAATARWMQPLLRRGENRGGIRRDTVRVLRSLRPARELLLDAPAYLPSFTGPALVVWAAEDRVMPPEHGRRLAELLPRGRLVEVADTRTLIPLDQPAELARILRDFVGADPANTANTDNTAETGDTAGAGDGG; this is translated from the coding sequence ATGGCGGAGATCGAGCTGTCCACCGGAACGATCGACTACGAGGACACCGGCGGGCCCGGGCCCGTCCTGGTGCTGCTGCACGGCCTGCTGATGGATGCGTCCCTGTGGGCCGGCCCGGTCGCGGAGCTCGCCGGCGACCACCGCTGCGTGGTCCCGACCCTGCCCATGGGGGCGCACCGCCATCCCGTGCATCCCGACGCCGACCTCTCGCTGCCCGGACTCGCCCGCCTCGTCGTGGAGCTGCTCGACCGGCTGGACCTGCACGACGTCACCCTGGTCGGCAACGACACCGGCGGGGCGCTGGTGCAGCTCGTCGTGCGGGACGGCGCCGCGCGGGACGGCGCCGCGCGGGTCGGCCGGATCGCGCTCGTCTCCTGCGAGGCGTTCGACAACATGCCGCCGAGCCTGACGGGGCGGACGCTGGCCCTGGCCGGCGCGCTGCCACCGGCGCTGCTCGGCCTGGTCATGCAGCAGATGCGGCTGCGGCCGATGCGCCGCGCGCCGATCGCCTTCGGCTGGCTGACGGCCCGCGGGGACGCCGCGACCGCCCGGTGGATGCAACCGCTGCTGCGCCGCGGCGAGAACCGTGGCGGGATCCGCCGCGACACCGTGCGGGTGCTGCGCTCACTGCGCCCGGCGCGGGAGCTCCTGCTCGACGCGCCCGCCTACCTGCCGAGCTTCACCGGCCCCGCGCTGGTGGTCTGGGCCGCCGAGGACCGGGTGATGCCGCCCGAGCACGGCCGCCGCCTCGCCGAACTCCTCCCCCGCGGACGGCTGGTCGAGGTGGCCGACACCCGCACCCTCATCCCCCTGGATCAGCCCGCCGAGCTCGCCAGGATCCTCCGTGACTTCGTCGGCGCCGACCCCGCGAACACGGCCAATACCGACAACACGGCCGAGACCGGCGACACGGCCGGCGCCGGCGACGGCGGCTGA
- the fdhD gene encoding formate dehydrogenase accessory sulfurtransferase FdhD, giving the protein MGRATARRRVTRVRAGVATAVRPDTVVGEEPLEIRVGGRALAVTMRTPGDDMDLALGFLLGEGMIAGAADVASMRYCVGRSEASGRSEASGRGEASGRGEASGKGEAAGGDGAVDADGRPTYNVLDVALAPGVAPPEVDVTRNFYTTSSCGLCGKASIDAVRLRSRFTVADDPLLLDAATVTGLPDALRAGQRLFATTGGLHAAALAGVDGVLRAVREDVGRHNAVDKVIGAAVRDGLVPLSGHALVVSGRASFELVQKAWMAGVPMLVAVSAPSTLAVDLAEEAGMTLAGFVRGDSMNIYTGAHRVALA; this is encoded by the coding sequence ATGGGGCGGGCGACAGCCCGGCGCAGGGTGACCCGGGTCCGGGCCGGGGTCGCGACGGCGGTCCGCCCGGACACGGTGGTCGGCGAGGAACCGCTGGAGATCCGGGTCGGCGGGCGGGCACTGGCGGTCACGATGCGCACCCCCGGCGACGACATGGACCTGGCGCTGGGCTTCCTGCTCGGCGAAGGCATGATCGCCGGAGCCGCCGACGTGGCCTCGATGCGCTACTGCGTCGGGAGAAGCGAGGCGTCCGGGAGAAGCGAGGCGTCTGGGAGAGGCGAGGCGTCTGGGAGAGGCGAGGCGTCCGGGAAGGGCGAGGCGGCTGGCGGGGACGGTGCGGTCGACGCCGACGGGCGGCCGACCTACAACGTGCTCGACGTGGCGCTGGCCCCCGGGGTCGCCCCGCCCGAGGTCGACGTGACCCGCAACTTCTACACCACCAGCTCCTGCGGCCTGTGCGGGAAGGCCAGCATCGACGCGGTCCGGCTGCGCAGCCGGTTCACCGTCGCCGACGACCCGCTGCTGCTCGACGCGGCGACCGTGACCGGCCTGCCCGACGCGCTGCGGGCGGGGCAGCGGCTGTTCGCCACCACCGGCGGGTTGCACGCGGCGGCGCTCGCCGGCGTCGACGGCGTGCTGCGGGCCGTGCGGGAGGACGTCGGCCGGCACAACGCGGTCGACAAGGTGATCGGCGCGGCGGTGCGCGACGGTCTGGTGCCGCTGAGCGGCCACGCGCTGGTCGTCAGCGGCCGGGCGTCGTTCGAGCTGGTCCAGAAGGCGTGGATGGCCGGCGTGCCGATGCTCGTCGCGGTGTCCGCGCCCTCGACGCTGGCGGTGGATCTCGCCGAGGAGGCGGGGATGACCCTCGCCGGGTTCGTCCGCGGCGACTCGATGAACATCTACACCGGCGCCCACCGGGTCGCGCTGGCCTGA
- a CDS encoding flavodoxin domain-containing protein, translated as MTRALVAFGTGCGGAGDLAAMIGAALSARGLDADVLPARQVREVASYDAVIVAGALFAGRWACDARRLVRRRRAGLSRLPVWLVSSDPRADAAVTWPGSHGGPSGPSGPAEWGAPAGSQGAGARLGGAEAVGPQPAAQVAELATLIGARGMVTFDGPHRSGRAAQPAAAAARAAAGNRHRPAQLAAFADAVIAAAPPRVLRAVPAWGPGSGQAGAGRRNHRSARMRLVGAAPRPRPSSDALQGSADDADYWVTG; from the coding sequence ATGACGCGAGCTCTGGTGGCGTTCGGAACCGGGTGTGGCGGGGCCGGCGACCTGGCCGCGATGATCGGTGCGGCGTTGAGCGCCCGCGGTCTCGACGCCGACGTGCTGCCGGCGCGGCAGGTGCGGGAGGTGGCGTCCTACGACGCGGTCATCGTCGCCGGGGCGCTGTTCGCCGGACGGTGGGCCTGCGACGCGCGCCGGCTCGTGCGCCGGCGCCGCGCCGGGCTGTCCCGGCTACCGGTGTGGCTGGTCAGCAGCGACCCGCGCGCCGACGCCGCCGTCACCTGGCCCGGCAGCCACGGCGGGCCGAGCGGGCCGAGCGGGCCGGCCGAGTGGGGCGCCCCGGCCGGATCGCAGGGCGCGGGCGCGCGGCTCGGCGGGGCGGAGGCGGTCGGTCCGCAGCCGGCCGCGCAGGTCGCCGAGCTCGCGACGCTGATCGGCGCCCGGGGCATGGTGACCTTCGACGGCCCGCACCGTTCCGGTCGCGCCGCCCAGCCCGCCGCCGCTGCCGCCCGGGCGGCGGCGGGCAACCGGCACCGCCCGGCGCAGCTCGCCGCATTCGCCGACGCCGTGATCGCCGCGGCCCCGCCGCGTGTCCTGCGGGCCGTGCCGGCCTGGGGTCCCGGGTCCGGGCAAGCAGGGGCCGGTCGGCGTAACCACCGGTCGGCCCGGATGCGGCTGGTCGGCGCGGCCCCCCGCCCGCGCCCGTCGTCCGACGCGCTCCAGGGCTCCGCCGACGACGCCGACTACTGGGTCACCGGCTAG
- a CDS encoding type II toxin-antitoxin system Phd/YefM family antitoxin — MKTMSYSESRARYAEVLTAVADDREEIVITRAGHEPVVIVSLDDYQSLKETAYLLRSPENARRLLAAIDRLENGAGTVRDLAE, encoded by the coding sequence GTGAAGACGATGAGCTACTCGGAGTCACGAGCACGCTATGCCGAGGTCCTCACCGCGGTGGCGGACGACCGGGAGGAGATCGTCATCACCCGGGCCGGTCACGAGCCGGTCGTCATCGTCTCTCTGGATGACTACCAGTCCCTCAAGGAGACGGCGTACCTTCTCCGCAGCCCCGAGAACGCCCGCCGGCTGCTGGCCGCCATCGATCGCCTCGAAAACGGCGCCGGCACCGTACGCGACCTCGCCGAGTGA
- a CDS encoding enoyl-CoA hydratase-related protein: MTDRDAQRVDVHREGHVLIVSMRRESRRNAVDRAMADALDDALNLLDDDDDLWVGVLTGTPTVFCAGSDLTAGGDYVTERGGEYGVVRRRRRTPLIAAVEGPALGGGLEIVLACDLVVAGAGARFGLPEVTIGVVPTCGALFRGPRALPLNLARELILVGDPFDARRAYEAGLVNVLAESGGALDAALTLAERICRNAPTAVRACLAAVDAAVAPAADAAGWQATAGALDAIRDSADAAEGVRAFLEKRPPAWTGR; encoded by the coding sequence ATGACGGACCGGGACGCGCAACGGGTGGACGTCCACCGCGAGGGCCATGTGCTGATCGTGTCGATGCGCCGCGAGAGTCGGCGCAACGCGGTCGACCGGGCGATGGCCGACGCCCTCGATGACGCGCTGAACCTGCTCGACGACGATGACGACCTCTGGGTCGGCGTGCTCACCGGCACCCCGACGGTGTTCTGCGCGGGCAGCGACCTGACCGCCGGCGGCGACTACGTCACCGAGCGGGGCGGGGAATACGGCGTGGTCCGCCGGCGTCGTCGCACCCCGCTCATCGCCGCGGTCGAGGGCCCGGCGCTCGGCGGCGGCCTGGAGATCGTGCTGGCCTGCGACCTCGTCGTCGCGGGCGCGGGCGCCCGGTTCGGCCTGCCGGAGGTGACGATCGGCGTCGTCCCCACCTGCGGCGCGCTGTTTCGCGGCCCGCGGGCCCTGCCGCTGAACCTGGCCCGCGAGCTCATCCTCGTCGGCGATCCCTTCGATGCCCGGCGTGCCTACGAGGCGGGCCTCGTCAACGTGCTCGCCGAGTCCGGCGGGGCACTCGACGCCGCCCTGACGCTGGCCGAGCGGATCTGCCGCAACGCGCCGACCGCCGTGCGGGCCTGCCTCGCGGCCGTCGACGCCGCGGTCGCCCCGGCCGCCGACGCCGCCGGTTGGCAGGCCACCGCCGGCGCCCTCGACGCGATCCGCGACTCCGCCGACGCCGCCGAGGGCGTCCGCGCGTTCCTGGAGAAGCGCCCACCCGCCTGGACCGGCCGGTAG
- a CDS encoding TetR/AcrR family transcriptional regulator, which translates to MDRDPPGARGARTVETRTPRQGVLHEAEIVASALSIIERDGVEGLTMRRLSQSLGVSLGATYKHVATKDDLLRLVTAELYTRVLAADTPDADWRPRLRSFLLRMHEVVGTCRGLAAHLAAHADDPVTARLYYPLHAALTQAGFTPAGADRVLRTLFFYTSGALLTPASDPARERAAADFAAGLDMVLDGVAHALPAEGDPAS; encoded by the coding sequence ATGGACCGCGACCCGCCCGGCGCGCGGGGCGCCCGCACCGTCGAGACTCGAACCCCCCGCCAGGGCGTCCTGCACGAGGCCGAGATCGTTGCGTCCGCGCTGTCGATCATCGAGCGGGACGGCGTCGAGGGGCTGACGATGCGCCGCCTCTCCCAGTCACTCGGGGTGTCCCTCGGCGCGACCTACAAGCACGTCGCGACCAAGGACGATCTGCTCCGCCTGGTCACCGCCGAGCTGTACACGCGGGTCCTCGCCGCCGACACGCCCGACGCGGACTGGCGCCCCCGGCTGCGCTCGTTCCTGCTCCGGATGCACGAGGTGGTCGGCACCTGCCGCGGTCTCGCGGCCCATCTCGCCGCCCACGCCGACGACCCCGTCACCGCCCGCCTGTACTACCCGTTGCACGCGGCGCTCACCCAGGCGGGCTTCACCCCCGCCGGCGCCGATCGGGTGCTACGAACGCTGTTCTTCTACACCTCCGGCGCGCTGCTGACGCCCGCATCGGACCCGGCCCGCGAGCGCGCCGCCGCCGACTTCGCCGCCGGCCTCGACATGGTGCTCGACGGCGTCGCCCACGCCCTCCCCGCCGAAGGCGACCCGGCATCCTGA
- a CDS encoding LLM class F420-dependent oxidoreductase: MKFGVQHGIGDPRWRPEVLDQRNITPWVRAVEESGWSGIAFTDHPAPSTKWTHAGGEGSSEPFSSLAFCAALTEDITLITLVTVLPYRNPLFTAHQIRTLDRLSGGRLVVGVGTGYLRGEFRASGADFDRRRELFDEALEILTADTDIEEISHRGIGFETSGTALRPPSIQRPHPPLWVHANSRWGLERAARFGGGALFTLTTETLAGTIRTAHVPDAAAVGERIDRLRDATTAAGRDPQEVTVVLGGVLSLIDVRQGWNTEQVRAEVAAYERLGVDWLIFNVIGDDPGASEETVRRFGEEIILAKD; the protein is encoded by the coding sequence ATGAAGTTCGGCGTGCAACACGGCATCGGTGACCCGCGGTGGCGGCCCGAGGTGCTGGACCAGCGGAACATCACCCCGTGGGTGCGGGCGGTCGAGGAGAGCGGGTGGTCCGGCATCGCCTTCACCGATCACCCGGCCCCGTCCACGAAATGGACGCACGCCGGCGGCGAGGGCAGTTCCGAACCTTTCTCGTCCCTGGCCTTCTGCGCCGCGCTGACCGAGGACATCACGTTGATCACACTGGTCACCGTGCTGCCCTACCGTAATCCGTTATTCACCGCGCACCAGATCCGCACGCTGGACCGGCTCAGCGGCGGGCGGCTCGTCGTCGGCGTCGGCACCGGCTATCTGCGCGGTGAGTTCCGCGCCTCCGGCGCCGATTTCGACCGACGGCGCGAGCTGTTCGACGAGGCGCTGGAGATCCTCACGGCGGACACCGACATCGAGGAGATCTCCCACCGGGGAATCGGCTTCGAGACGTCCGGCACCGCGCTGCGGCCGCCGTCGATCCAACGACCGCACCCGCCGCTGTGGGTGCACGCGAACAGCAGGTGGGGCCTGGAGCGGGCGGCCCGCTTCGGCGGCGGCGCCCTGTTCACCCTCACCACCGAGACGCTGGCCGGCACCATCCGCACCGCCCACGTGCCCGATGCGGCCGCCGTCGGCGAGCGCATCGACAGGCTGCGCGACGCCACGACCGCCGCGGGCCGCGACCCGCAGGAGGTCACCGTCGTCCTCGGCGGGGTCCTGTCCCTGATCGACGTCCGGCAGGGCTGGAACACCGAGCAGGTCCGGGCCGAGGTCGCCGCCTACGAGCGTCTCGGCGTGGACTGGCTCATCTTCAACGTGATCGGCGACGATCCCGGGGCGTCCGAGGAGACGGTGCGCCGCTTCGGCGAGGAGATCATCCTCGCCAAGGACTGA